The following proteins come from a genomic window of unidentified bacterial endosymbiont:
- the hofC gene encoding protein transport protein HofC, which translates to MSPSHLYQWSAQTLDGTIILGEIAAHSRQQAQHYLLLQGQFPLTVRRIARLPPSFGHKTALLFFTRQLGLLLHSGVTLQEALLLLKTSEKKAAWRWLLQQIAQEIATGSPFSQALQRYPTLFTPLYCSLIRVGEWSGQLDQCCLQLAQQQEKQLQLQQCLHKALFYPVFTLAITLIVTLFMLMVVIPQFQVIYQRFNTPLPLLTRGIVALSHLFTEHGLTLLIVIMLLLTGYAVGRQLHPAWRAHEQNLVLQLPWLGALLQQHCCARFTRTLAMTQAAGLPLLTSLQAAGDSSGNGCYQQAAATIAQAIQNGTSLKQAFNRHTLFSPLLQQMIAVGESTGALERTLAPLADFYEQQAHEQAAYLIKLLEPLMITIIGLVVGAVVLALYLPIFQLGEVIH; encoded by the coding sequence ATGAGCCCTTCCCACCTATATCAGTGGTCAGCTCAAACGCTCGATGGAACGATTATCCTGGGAGAAATTGCAGCACACTCTCGACAGCAGGCACAACACTATTTGCTGCTACAAGGTCAATTCCCTTTAACCGTGCGACGAATCGCACGGTTACCACCCTCCTTTGGCCATAAAACGGCACTGCTCTTTTTTACCCGGCAACTAGGCTTGCTGCTCCACAGTGGGGTGACGCTACAAGAGGCACTCTTGTTGCTCAAGACGAGCGAAAAGAAAGCCGCCTGGCGCTGGTTATTACAACAAATTGCTCAAGAAATCGCCACCGGTAGCCCTTTCTCGCAAGCGCTACAGCGCTACCCAACGCTCTTTACACCGCTCTATTGCTCGCTGATCCGCGTGGGTGAGTGGAGCGGGCAGCTGGACCAGTGTTGTCTACAACTCGCACAACAACAAGAGAAACAGTTACAGCTGCAGCAGTGTTTACACAAGGCGCTGTTCTACCCAGTATTCACGCTAGCTATCACCTTGATAGTCACCCTGTTCATGCTGATGGTCGTCATCCCGCAGTTTCAAGTGATTTACCAGCGTTTTAATACGCCGCTACCGCTGTTGACTCGCGGCATCGTCGCACTCTCTCACCTGTTCACGGAGCACGGCTTAACCCTATTGATCGTTATCATGCTGCTACTCACTGGCTATGCCGTAGGTCGCCAGCTTCACCCCGCTTGGCGGGCTCACGAACAAAACCTCGTACTACAACTACCCTGGCTGGGAGCACTGCTCCAACAGCACTGCTGTGCGCGCTTTACTAGAACCTTGGCCATGACCCAGGCGGCAGGGCTTCCACTGCTGACCAGTCTACAAGCGGCGGGCGACAGCAGCGGCAATGGTTGCTATCAACAAGCTGCAGCCACTATTGCTCAGGCTATCCAGAACGGCACTTCACTGAAACAAGCTTTTAATCGTCACACCCTGTTTTCGCCGCTATTACAGCAAATGATCGCAGTGGGAGAGAGTACCGGGGCTTTAGAACGAACCTTAGCCCCACTGGCCGATTTTTATGAACAACAAGCTCACGAGCAGGCGGCTTATCTGATAAAATTATTAGAGCCGCTGATGATCACCATCATAGGGCTGGTGGTTGGTGCGGTGGTGCTAGCGCTGTATCTACCCATTTTTCAATTAGGGGAGGTGATTCATTGA
- the coaE gene encoding dephospho-CoA kinase (Dephospho-CoA kinase (CoaE) performs the final step in coenzyme A biosynthesis.), giving the protein MAIIIAITGGISSGKSTVAALFSALGVPVIESDQIARQLVDIGMPAFTAIVNHFGPRVVRANGQLDRAYLRQLLFNHPTTKAWLEELLHPLIYQESWQQLKAVKRPYALWVVPLLVEQGWQAGTERTTVVDSSSAQQLARLIERDQVSPEQAQALLALQCDRHRRLAAADDVIDNHGPRTELLPQVLGLHQRYLQLAATHVSKVENR; this is encoded by the coding sequence ATGGCTATTATTATTGCAATAACCGGTGGCATCAGCAGCGGGAAAAGTACCGTTGCAGCGCTTTTCTCAGCACTGGGTGTTCCTGTTATCGAGAGTGATCAGATCGCTCGTCAGTTAGTAGACATTGGAATGCCCGCTTTTACAGCGATAGTAAACCACTTTGGGCCCCGTGTAGTGCGTGCCAATGGTCAATTAGACCGCGCTTACTTGCGCCAGCTCCTGTTCAACCATCCTACGACAAAAGCGTGGTTAGAAGAGCTGTTACATCCCTTAATCTACCAAGAGAGCTGGCAGCAGCTGAAAGCGGTGAAGAGACCCTATGCTCTGTGGGTAGTTCCACTGTTGGTTGAGCAAGGATGGCAGGCAGGGACCGAACGCACCACAGTGGTCGACAGTAGCTCAGCGCAGCAACTGGCTCGATTAATCGAGCGTGATCAGGTTTCACCCGAGCAGGCACAAGCACTATTAGCACTACAGTGTGATCGCCACCGCCGCCTGGCAGCAGCAGACGATGTTATCGATAACCACGGTCCACGCACGGAGTTACTACCACAAGTGCTTGGCCTACATCAACGGTATCTGCAGTTGGCGGCAACCCACGTTAGCAAAGTTGAAAACCGATGA
- a CDS encoding cell division protein ZapD, which translates to MNMLSTMIIFEYPLNEKMRTWLRLESILRHLFNNTPLVGHSQLLFFLQMLSSLLDILERYDSRSDLLKALEIQQQKLSQWANLPGVDMPRLSQLQQQLSHCRSELLAASRLGQALREDPLLSTIRQRLITPGNGYSFDLPMLHYWLHQPPAGDHEQQITAWLATLQPLQRALKLYLNLLRQAVPFRQQQATQGFYKNKTEVGILLRLQLECQQKLFPQISAHKNCFAISFFAAPGNTEKIPEQLSFGLACC; encoded by the coding sequence ATGAATATGCTCTCCACAATGATTATTTTTGAATACCCGCTCAATGAAAAAATGCGGACATGGTTGCGACTAGAGTCTATATTACGACATCTTTTCAATAATACGCCATTAGTTGGACACTCCCAGTTGCTGTTTTTTCTGCAGATGCTGAGTAGTTTATTGGATATTCTTGAGCGCTACGATAGCCGGAGTGATTTACTCAAAGCCCTAGAAATTCAACAACAAAAGCTCTCTCAATGGGCGAATCTACCTGGGGTTGATATGCCCCGCCTCAGCCAGCTACAGCAGCAGCTCAGCCACTGTCGGAGTGAGTTGCTAGCGGCATCGCGATTAGGACAGGCATTGCGAGAAGATCCGCTGCTCAGTACGATACGCCAACGTTTGATCACCCCAGGCAATGGCTACTCCTTTGATCTTCCCATGCTGCACTACTGGCTACACCAACCACCAGCAGGAGACCATGAGCAGCAGATCACTGCCTGGTTAGCAACCCTACAACCCCTGCAGCGTGCCCTAAAATTGTATCTAAATCTGTTACGCCAAGCCGTTCCCTTTCGCCAACAACAAGCGACTCAAGGGTTCTATAAAAATAAAACGGAAGTGGGTATTTTGCTCCGGCTACAATTAGAGTGCCAACAGAAGCTATTTCCACAAATTTCTGCGCATAAAAATTGTTTTGCAATCTCTTTTTTCGCCGCCCCAGGCAACACCGAAAAAATTCCGGAACAGCTCTCTTTCGGCCTAGCCTGTTGTTAA
- the yacG gene encoding DNA gyrase inhibitor YacG — protein sequence MIALTVVHCPICHESVTWSPQNPYRPFCCQRCQLIDLGEWASEKKVIAGPTIPYSPEFLTDFD from the coding sequence ATGATCGCATTGACGGTAGTGCACTGTCCGATTTGCCATGAATCGGTGACGTGGAGCCCCCAAAACCCTTACCGACCTTTTTGTTGCCAACGCTGCCAATTAATCGATCTGGGTGAATGGGCCAGCGAGAAAAAGGTCATTGCCGGTCCGACCATCCCTTATTCTCCAGAGTTTCTCACCGACTTTGATTAA
- the waaA gene encoding lipid IV(A) 3-deoxy-D-manno-octulosonic acid transferase: protein MRHLYTLGFYLLQPLIILRLLWRSYRMPAYRQRWLERYGFIPDRIPPGGLLIHCVSVGETRAALPLIQALCHTYPQLAITVTTTTPTGSEQVRSLLGHSVYHSYLPYDLPGALNRFLDHLRPRLVILLEKELWPNLLQALQQRHISVVVANAALSERSFKGYRRLGGLGSAMMQQLSLVAAQDPASAERFKALGLPPQRLVLLGNLKFELALAPTLKLQAAALKKSWAGQRPVWMAASTHAGEEQIIITAHQQLLTTVPSLLLILAPRHPERFLAIQRLIQRCGLPMITRSSGSTATAETQVVLADTLGELMLLYGVADLAFVGGSFVAQGGHNPLEPAAHALPILMGPHYVNFKVICQQLQQAGGLTLVQEPTALATAILPLLADRHRRQAQGQRALQCLAGNREALPSLLQLLKPYLP from the coding sequence GTGCGTCATCTTTACACGCTAGGGTTTTATTTACTGCAACCGCTGATCATACTGCGGTTATTGTGGCGCAGTTATCGAATGCCCGCTTATCGCCAACGATGGCTGGAGCGATATGGGTTTATCCCTGATCGGATTCCCCCTGGCGGGCTGTTGATCCACTGTGTGTCAGTGGGAGAGACCCGAGCTGCTCTGCCGTTGATCCAAGCCCTCTGTCACACTTATCCACAGTTAGCGATCACCGTAACCACCACGACGCCCACAGGCTCTGAACAGGTCCGTTCCCTATTAGGCCACAGCGTCTACCACAGTTATCTTCCCTATGATCTTCCTGGAGCCCTGAACCGTTTCCTGGATCACCTGCGGCCCCGATTAGTGATTTTGCTAGAGAAAGAGCTCTGGCCCAATTTACTGCAGGCGCTGCAGCAACGGCACATCTCAGTGGTCGTTGCCAATGCCGCACTCTCTGAGCGCTCTTTTAAGGGCTATCGGCGACTGGGCGGATTAGGGAGCGCCATGATGCAACAGCTCTCTTTAGTCGCGGCCCAAGATCCAGCCTCGGCAGAGCGCTTTAAGGCCTTGGGCCTCCCGCCACAACGGCTTGTGCTTCTGGGTAATTTGAAATTTGAGCTGGCATTAGCGCCCACCTTAAAATTGCAAGCCGCCGCGCTAAAAAAATCCTGGGCGGGGCAACGGCCGGTCTGGATGGCTGCCAGCACCCATGCCGGTGAAGAGCAGATCATCATCACTGCCCATCAGCAGCTATTGACCACAGTGCCTTCTCTGTTACTGATTTTGGCCCCCCGACACCCTGAGCGCTTTCTAGCCATCCAGCGTCTCATCCAACGCTGTGGGCTACCGATGATCACGCGCAGCAGTGGCAGCACCGCGACTGCAGAAACACAGGTGGTGTTGGCAGACACCCTTGGAGAGTTGATGCTACTCTATGGTGTTGCCGATCTGGCCTTTGTCGGCGGCAGCTTTGTCGCACAAGGGGGACATAACCCACTAGAGCCCGCAGCCCATGCCCTACCCATCTTGATGGGGCCCCACTATGTTAACTTTAAGGTGATCTGTCAACAGCTGCAGCAAGCAGGAGGCCTCACCCTAGTTCAAGAGCCCACAGCCTTGGCTACAGCCATTCTACCGCTGTTAGCCGATCGGCACCGACGCCAAGCGCAAGGGCAGCGGGCACTCCAGTGCCTTGCAGGGAACCGTGAGGCTCTCCCCTCACTCCTGCAACTTTTAAAACCCTACTTGCCTTAA
- a CDS encoding NlpC/P60 family N-terminal domain-containing protein, whose product MAVLLKNSLPFAHHDSRRPWRFMIHYLLLLTSLLTAFSNHANVVEGSLTQEAPRYFYSALEAISQNAVEYLGPSIRPSQRLISEKAQAALTHTFLQRYFSPWNGSNHFASVEQIKQQQITRLEEFLKQPLWGANHYPVPTAELEAIEYN is encoded by the coding sequence ATGGCTGTACTGTTAAAAAATAGCTTACCCTTTGCTCATCATGATTCAAGGAGACCTTGGCGTTTTATGATCCATTATCTGCTACTGCTTACTAGCCTATTAACTGCTTTTAGCAACCATGCTAATGTAGTCGAGGGCTCTCTAACCCAAGAGGCCCCCCGCTACTTTTACTCCGCATTAGAGGCTATTTCGCAAAACGCTGTGGAGTATCTGGGTCCCAGCATACGGCCATCGCAGCGCCTGATCTCTGAAAAAGCACAAGCTGCGTTAACCCACACTTTTCTACAACGCTACTTCTCCCCCTGGAACGGCAGCAATCACTTTGCCAGTGTTGAGCAGATCAAACAGCAACAGATCACCCGGTTAGAAGAATTTTTAAAGCAGCCGCTGTGGGGAGCCAACCACTATCCGGTTCCCACCGCCGAACTTGAGGCTATCGAATACAACTGA
- a CDS encoding phosphatase PAP2 family protein — MVLDGIVVAKTLLIFSHDPTLALLIVLGFIWWSRQTFYHITSLMLLAGIATAALKATFKIPLPPALGIPGFGFPSGHMLMATVLYTSIAYKAKRPSVTLLISLLLVGVGYSVVYMGYHYYSDVFGALVFALLLVIGYNFCGKKIPETMPWLTLALATAMVFYLHLRTLGIPFYAWRNYYALFGLVVGSTMVQSTSRAQPVAQKILATLFWVLAVSALSLYLQKLFWQGTPRTKTSQIKGVLEPVPKIV, encoded by the coding sequence ATGGTACTAGATGGCATTGTAGTAGCCAAAACCTTACTGATTTTTAGTCATGATCCCACCTTGGCGCTGCTGATTGTGCTGGGATTTATTTGGTGGAGTCGACAGACTTTTTATCACATCACTAGCCTCATGTTGCTAGCCGGTATCGCCACCGCAGCGCTAAAAGCCACGTTTAAGATCCCACTGCCTCCGGCATTGGGGATCCCAGGATTTGGATTTCCTAGCGGGCACATGCTGATGGCAACGGTTTTATACACCTCAATAGCCTATAAAGCTAAAAGGCCCAGTGTTACCCTATTGATCTCACTACTCCTGGTAGGCGTCGGGTATAGTGTTGTCTATATGGGTTATCACTATTATAGCGATGTTTTCGGCGCGTTAGTTTTTGCGTTATTACTCGTGATCGGTTACAACTTTTGCGGTAAAAAAATCCCTGAAACTATGCCCTGGTTAACACTGGCGCTCGCTACCGCGATGGTATTCTATCTACACCTGAGAACTCTCGGGATCCCATTTTATGCCTGGAGAAATTACTACGCACTATTCGGGCTAGTGGTCGGTTCAACCATGGTTCAATCAACCAGCAGGGCCCAGCCTGTAGCTCAAAAAATCTTGGCCACTCTATTCTGGGTGCTCGCTGTATCAGCGCTGTCACTCTACCTGCAAAAGCTGTTTTGGCAAGGCACCCCCCGCACCAAAACCTCACAAATCAAAGGAGTATTAGAGCCTGTACCTAAGATTGTGTAA
- a CDS encoding tetratricopeptide repeat protein — protein MSRHNNNLDRNTHASSMVTILLLGLLSSHPGWSREPKVQELTLSLSGHVSSREGAPENQHALKSRSLEGRVPGSRALKQLHQAATNGSAKAQFDLAILYRDGLGVIQDDATAVRWLRKSAKQDFALAQYEMFKIYSEGLGVPQDHGVAAEWLRKAAEKGYPAAQFILGTLYANGEGVPKDHSLSVQWLLKAAEQGQVDAQELMGFQYLLGEWVPKDDVAAAKWFKKAAEKGVESAQGQLGRLYFYGDGVPKDYAIAAHWLSRAAEQDYPMAQRYLGAMYEDGLGVEKDGPLALQWFKKAAEQGDSVAQFRLGKLYAGGRAVPKDYALAAQWFLKAATQGYTLAQYHLGMMYEDGLGVEKDGQLAAQWYKKSAEQGEPEAQFSLGELYAVGRVVPKDYALATQWYLKAATQGHTLAQCHLGMMYEDGLGVERDEPLAAQWFKKSAEQGDPVAQFRLGKLYEGGRAISKDYALAAQWFLKAATQGHTLAQCQLGWMYVNGLGVEKDDQLAVQWYKKSAEQGEPEAQFRLGNLYAVGHAVPKDYTLAVQWLLKAATQGHRRAQYHLGTMYEMGLGVAKNEQRASEWCRKAAERGEVKAQVDLGRRYEEGLGVVQDDVQAAEWYRKAADQGEASAQTELGHLYSKGRGVPKDETLATEWYYKAAKQNHSPAQTTLGYRYLVGQGVKQDYAEAVQWLRKAALQGESVAQYNLGLAYQGGYGVARDQQQAAAWFHKAAEQGHRASQFHLGTLYEVGLGVEKNQKLAAEWYRKAANQGVKEAQQRLERLERFLSKSKPNSKK, from the coding sequence ATGTCGCGCCATAACAACAATCTGGACCGGAATACACACGCTAGCTCAATGGTCACAATACTGCTGCTGGGGTTACTCAGCAGCCACCCCGGATGGAGTCGTGAACCCAAGGTCCAGGAGTTAACGTTGTCGCTGTCAGGGCACGTCTCCAGTCGAGAGGGTGCGCCGGAGAACCAACACGCTCTAAAGAGTAGATCTCTAGAGGGGCGTGTGCCGGGGAGCAGAGCCCTAAAACAACTTCACCAGGCGGCCACAAACGGCTCTGCGAAAGCACAGTTTGATCTTGCCATCCTCTATCGGGACGGTCTAGGGGTCATTCAGGATGATGCAACTGCCGTCAGATGGCTCCGCAAGTCTGCAAAACAAGATTTCGCGTTGGCACAATACGAGATGTTTAAGATCTATTCAGAAGGGCTGGGTGTGCCGCAGGATCACGGGGTCGCTGCAGAGTGGCTGCGAAAGGCTGCGGAGAAAGGATACCCTGCCGCTCAGTTTATTCTTGGAACGCTCTATGCCAATGGGGAGGGGGTACCTAAAGATCATTCACTCTCTGTGCAGTGGCTCCTCAAGGCGGCAGAGCAGGGGCAGGTCGACGCCCAGGAGCTCATGGGTTTCCAATATTTATTAGGTGAATGGGTTCCAAAAGATGATGTGGCGGCAGCTAAGTGGTTCAAAAAAGCTGCGGAGAAAGGAGTGGAGTCAGCCCAAGGGCAGTTGGGACGCCTCTATTTTTATGGCGATGGCGTGCCCAAAGACTACGCCATTGCGGCACACTGGCTATCCAGAGCTGCAGAGCAGGACTATCCCATGGCCCAGCGTTATCTGGGGGCGATGTATGAGGATGGCCTCGGCGTGGAGAAAGATGGGCCACTCGCTCTCCAGTGGTTTAAAAAAGCTGCAGAGCAGGGCGATTCAGTGGCCCAATTCAGGCTCGGTAAGCTGTATGCCGGGGGCCGTGCGGTGCCTAAAGACTATGCGTTGGCCGCGCAATGGTTTCTCAAGGCTGCAACACAGGGCTACACTCTAGCCCAATACCACCTAGGGATGATGTATGAGGATGGCCTTGGAGTGGAGAAAGATGGGCAACTCGCTGCCCAGTGGTATAAAAAATCTGCGGAGCAGGGCGAGCCAGAGGCCCAATTCAGTCTCGGCGAGCTGTATGCCGTGGGCCGTGTGGTGCCTAAAGACTATGCATTGGCCACGCAATGGTATCTTAAGGCTGCAACACAGGGGCACACGCTAGCCCAATGCCACCTAGGGATGATGTATGAGGATGGCCTCGGAGTAGAGAGAGATGAACCACTCGCTGCCCAGTGGTTTAAAAAATCTGCGGAGCAGGGCGATCCGGTGGCTCAATTCAGGCTTGGTAAGCTGTATGAAGGGGGCCGTGCGATTTCTAAAGACTATGCGTTGGCCGCACAATGGTTTCTTAAGGCTGCGACACAGGGCCATACTCTAGCCCAATGTCAGCTAGGGTGGATGTATGTGAATGGTCTTGGAGTGGAAAAAGATGATCAACTTGCTGTCCAGTGGTATAAAAAATCTGCGGAGCAGGGCGAGCCAGAGGCCCAATTCAGGCTTGGTAATCTGTATGCAGTGGGCCATGCGGTGCCTAAAGACTATACGTTGGCTGTACAATGGTTGCTTAAGGCTGCGACACAGGGACACCGTCGAGCCCAATACCACCTGGGGACGATGTATGAGATGGGCCTGGGTGTCGCAAAAAATGAGCAGCGGGCTAGCGAGTGGTGCCGCAAAGCGGCAGAGCGGGGAGAAGTTAAGGCCCAGGTCGATCTTGGCAGGAGGTATGAAGAAGGCTTGGGGGTGGTACAGGATGATGTGCAGGCGGCCGAGTGGTATCGCAAGGCCGCTGATCAGGGAGAGGCCTCAGCACAGACCGAACTTGGGCATCTGTACTCAAAGGGTCGAGGAGTTCCCAAGGATGAAACCCTCGCCACGGAGTGGTACTACAAAGCTGCGAAGCAGAATCATTCACCCGCCCAAACGACACTGGGCTATAGGTATTTAGTCGGCCAAGGTGTTAAGCAAGATTATGCAGAGGCAGTTCAGTGGCTTCGCAAAGCAGCCTTACAGGGTGAATCTGTGGCCCAATACAACCTCGGGCTGGCGTATCAGGGGGGATATGGCGTGGCAAGGGATCAACA